In Acanthopagrus latus isolate v.2019 chromosome 16, fAcaLat1.1, whole genome shotgun sequence, one DNA window encodes the following:
- the grm1b gene encoding metabotropic glutamate receptor 1b isoform X2 codes for MSNMIHLTAISILYLPVLLFEAFVLSKGKYERSVVPSSASRLVARMDGDVIIGALFSVHHQPSAEKVAERKCGEVREQYGIQRVEAMFHTLDRINSDPNLLPNITLGCEIRDSCWHSSVALEQSIEFIRDSLISIRDERDGSRWCIEGVPSSQPPPTKKPIAGVIGPGSSSVAIQVQNLLQLFNIPQIAYSATSIDLSDKTLFKYFLRVVPSDTLQARALLDIVKRYNWTYVSAVHTEGNYGESGMEVFKELASQDGLCIAHSDKIYSNAGEKHFDRLLRKLRERLPKARVVVCFCEGMTVRGLLMAMRRLGVAGEFLLIGSDGWADRVEVVEGYEQEAVGGITVKLQSEEVSSFDNYFLKLKLSTNTRNPWFPEFWQYRFQCRLPGHPLENLNYARNCSGYESLEDNYVQDSKMGFVINAIYAMAHGLHDMHTHLCPGHVGLCDNMKPIDGSHLLDFLLKTTFTGVSGEDIWFDENGDSPGRYEIMNFQHVEPGVFDYINIGSWHEGILSLDEELIQMNRSDMVRSVCSEPCSKGEIKVIRKGEVSCCWICTACKDNEYVQDEFTCKACELGWWPDGELEGCEPIPLRYLEWSNPESIIQVVFSCLGILVTSFVAFIFVLYRDTPVVKSSSRELCYIILAGIFLGYLCPFTLIARPTVASCYLQRLLVGLSAAMCYSALVTKTNRIARILAGSKKKICTRKPRFMSAWAQVVIASILISVQLTLEVTLIIMEPPEPIKSYPSIREVFLICNTSNVGVVAPLGYNGLLIMSCTYYAFKTRNVPANFNEAKYIAFTMYTTCIIWLAFVPIYFGSNYKIITTSFSVSLSVTVALGCMFTPKMYIIIAKPERNVRSAFTTSDAVRMHVGDGKIACRSNSLLNMFKRKKNTGNGRCKTSSKRGSHVAQTVSACEETGSRFQSDGCHQTLN; via the exons ATGTCGAATATGATTCACCTGACTGCCATCAGTATTCTGTACTTGCCCGTTTTGCTGTTTGAGGCCTTTGTGTTGTCTAAAGGCAAGTATGAGAGGTCGGTGGTGCCCAGTTCCGCCTCTCGCCTGGTGGCCAGGATGGATGGGGATGTTATAATCGGGGCCCTCTTCTCTGTGCACCACCAACCCTCAGCTGAGAAGGTGGCGGAGAGGAAATGTGGGGAGGTTCGTGAGCAGTACGGCATCCAGAGAGTGGAGGCCATGTTCCACACGCTGGATCGGATTAACTCGGACCCCAACCTGTTGCCCAACATCACCCTGGGCTGTGAGATCAGGGACTCCTGCTGGCACTCCTCCGTGGCTCTGGAGCAGAGCATCGAGTTCATACGAGACTCTCTCATCTCCATCAGGGACGAAAGGGACGGCTCCAGGTGGTGCATCGAGGGGGTACCTTCCAGTCAGCCGCCGCCTACCAAGAAGCCCATCGCGGGGGTCATCGGGCCCGGGTCGAGCTCAGTCGCGATTCAAGTTCAAAACCTCCTGCAGCTGTTCAACATCCCGCAGATCGCCTACTCTGCCACCAGTATTGACCTCAGCGATAAGACCTTATTCAAGTACTTCCTCAGGGTCGTGCCCTCAGACACCCTTCAGGCCAGGGCCCTCCTGGACATCGTCAAACGATACAACTGGACCTATGTGTCTGCAGTGCACACAGAGG GTAACTACGGCGAGAGTGGGATGGAAGTGTTCAAAGAGCTGGCTTCACAGGACGGCCTCTGCATCGCCCACTCAGACAAGATCTACAGTAACGCCGGGGAGAAGCACTTtgacaggctgctgaggaaGCTGCGCGAGCGTCTGCCTAAAGCCAGAGTGGTCGTCTGCTTCTGTGAAGGCATGACAGTCCGCGGGCTGCTCATGGCCATGAGACGGCTCGGAGTTGCCGGAGAGTTCCTCCTAATTGGCAG cgaCGGCTGGGCAGACCGGGTCGAGGTGGTGGAGGGGTACGAACAGGAGGCCGTGGGCGGCATCACCGTGAAGCTGCAGTCCGAAGAGGTCTCCTCCTTCGACAACTACTTCCTGAAGCTCAAACTCAGCACCAACACCCGCAACCCGTGGTTCCCCGAGTTCTGGCAGTACCGGTTTCAGTGCCGCCTTCCCGGACACCCGCTGGAGAACCTGAATTATGCACGAAACTGCTCAG GTTATGAAAGTCTGGAGGACAACTACGTTCAGGACAGCAAGATGGGCTTCGTCATCAACGCCATCTACGCCATGGCCCACGGGCTGCACGACATGCACACTCACCTGTGCCCCGGTCACGTGGGGCTCTGCGACAACATGAAGCCCATCGATGGCAGCCACCTTCTGGACTTCCTTCTCAAGACGACCTTCACGGGGGTTTCAGGAGAGGACATTTGGTTTGATGAGAACGGCGACTCGCCTGGAAG GTATGAGATTATGAACTTCCAGCATGTGGAGCCCGGTGTTTTTGACTACATCAACATCGGATCCTGGCACGAGGGCATTCTGAGCCTGGATGAAGAGTTGATTCAGATGAACCGCAGCGACATGGTCCGCTCTGTCTGCAGCGAGCCCTGCTCCAAAGGAGAGATCAAG GTGATCAGGAAGGGAgaggtgagctgctgctggatctGCACCGCCTGTAAGGACAACGAGTACGTCCAGGACGAGTTCACATGCAAAGCCTGCGAGCTGGGCTGGTGGCCTGACGGAGAACTGGAGG GCTGTGAGCCAATCCCTCTCCGTTACCTGGAGTGGAGCAATCCAGAGTCCATTATCCAGGTGGTTTTCTCCTGCTTGGGCATCCTGGTCACATCATTCGTCGCCTTCATCTTTGTCTTATATCGAGACACACCTGTGGTCAAATCCTCCAGCCGGGAGCTCTGCTACATCATCCTCGCAGGGATCTTCCTGGGCTATCTGTGTCCCTTCACCCTCATCGCCCGTCCCACAGTGGCCTCCTGCTACCTCCAGAGGCTGCTTGTCGGGCTCTCGGCTGCCATGTGCTACTCCGCCCTGGTGACCAAAACCAACCGCATTGCCCGCATTCTGGCCGGCAGCAAGAAGAAGATCTGCACCAGGAAACCGAGGTTCATGAGCGCTTGGGCTCAAGTGGTCATTGCCTCCATCCTGATCAGCGTCCAGCTCACCTTGGAGGTTACCCTCATCATCATGGAGCCTCCCGAACCAATCAAATCCTACCCCAGCATCAGAGAAGTCTTCCTCATCTGCAACACCAGCAACGTGGGTGTTGTGGCCCCTCTGGGCTACAACGGCCTGCTCATCATGAGCTGCACGTATTATGCCTTCAAGACCCGCAACGTTCCTGCCAATTTCAACGAAGCCAAATACATCGCCTTCACCATGTACACCACGTGTATAATCTGGCTGGCGTTTGTGCCGATCTACTTCGGCAGCAACTACAAGATCATCACCACGTCGTTCTCTGTGAGCCTGAGTGTAACTGTGGCCCTGGGCTGTATGTTCACCCCAAAGATGTACATCATCATCGCCAAACCGGAGCGAAACGTGCGCAGCGCCTTCACCACCTCGGATGCTGTTCGCATGCACGTAGGAGACGGGAAAATTGCCTGCCGGAGCAACAGCCTGCTCAACATGttcaagaggaagaagaacacTGGGAATGGCAG